From the genome of Eucalyptus grandis isolate ANBG69807.140 chromosome 2, ASM1654582v1, whole genome shotgun sequence, one region includes:
- the LOC104426517 gene encoding germin-like protein 5-1: protein MEIGPRMVATVVTVMSFAIFLGVVSADPDMLQDVCVADLASKVKVNGFPCKADFNEMDFFFNGLAKPGLTNNTLGSLVTGANVEKIPGLNTLGVSMSRIDYAPFGLNPPHTHPRATEMVFVLYGELHVGFITTANVLVAKTIKAGEIFVFPRGLVHFQKNVQHAPAAVIAAFNSQLPGTQAIATALFAAKPTVPNDVLAKAFQIDAKEVKMIKAKLAPKS, encoded by the exons ATGGAGATCGGTCCAAGAATGGTGGCTACTGTTGTTACAGTCATGAGCTTCGCCATCTTCCTGGGCGTCGTTTCTGCTGATCCTGACATGCTCCAAGATGTCTGTGTCGCCGATCTCGCTTCCA AAGTGAAAGTCAATGGATTTCCTTGCAAAGCGGATTTCAACGAAATGGACTTCTTCTTCAACGGCCTGGCCAAACCTGGACTCACCAACAACACCTTAGGCTCTCTAGTGACTGGGGCCAATGTTGAAAAGATACCAGGTCTCAACACCCTCGGCGTGTCCATGTCCCGCATCGACTATGCTCCTTTCGGCCTCAACCCACCCCACACCCACCCACGAGCCACTGAGATGGTGTTTGTGCTATATGGGGAGCTACACGTTGGGTTCATAACCACTGCTAACGTCCTCGTTGCTAAGACCATTAAGGCGGGCGAGATCTTTGTGTTCCCTAGGGGTTTGGTCCACTTCCAAAAGAATGTCCAGCATGCCCCCGCGGCCGTCATTGCGGCATTCAACAGCCAATTGCCAGGGACTCAAGCCATCGCGACTGCACTGTTTGCGGCCAAGCCCACGGTGCCTAACGACGTGTTGGCCAAAGCATTCCAAATTGATGCCAAGGAGGTCAAGATGATCAAGGCTAAGCTTGCCCCCAAGAGCTAG